A portion of the Kineosporia corallincola genome contains these proteins:
- a CDS encoding TetR/AcrR family transcriptional regulator, producing MARQQAEIRREEILRAAATVVSRKGFARTRVADVAAELGISAGLVFYHFDSKERLLSEAFVLASERDLDTVDAAVAGPGTHVERLRNVIRLHQQISSDTSDLDAWPRNIDAWAEGRWTEEIREVARRNDERWRNALTRLITSGVEAGEFRSADPQETALRICVMLDGLAVATQVRGTLSRGRARAWADECAARELGLPSPMLPPAQR from the coding sequence GTGGCGCGGCAGCAGGCAGAGATCCGGCGTGAGGAGATTCTCCGGGCCGCCGCCACGGTGGTCTCGCGCAAGGGATTCGCGCGTACCCGGGTCGCGGATGTCGCCGCTGAGCTCGGAATCAGCGCCGGCCTGGTCTTTTACCATTTCGATTCGAAAGAACGGCTGCTCTCCGAGGCATTTGTGCTGGCCTCCGAGCGGGATCTGGACACGGTCGACGCGGCCGTCGCCGGGCCCGGCACCCACGTGGAGCGCCTGCGCAACGTGATCCGGCTGCACCAGCAGATCTCCTCCGACACCTCCGACCTCGATGCCTGGCCGCGCAACATCGATGCCTGGGCCGAGGGCCGCTGGACCGAGGAGATCCGTGAGGTGGCCCGGCGCAACGACGAGCGCTGGCGCAACGCCCTGACCAGGCTGATCACCTCGGGGGTGGAGGCCGGCGAGTTCCGGTCCGCCGACCCCCAGGAGACCGCCCTGCGGATCTGCGTGATGCTCGACGGCCTGGCCGTGGCCACCCAGGTGCGGGGCACACTCTCCCGCGGCCGGGCCCGGGCCTGGGCCGACGAGTGCGCCGCCCGCGAACTGGGCCTGCCCTCGCCGATGCTTCCACCCGCCCAGCGCTGA
- a CDS encoding GNAT family N-acetyltransferase, with protein MSDSPVTDLVLRETPFDGPEAITLIAEVQQEYVTRYGGPDGTPVDPREFAPPQGLFVVAEVGGELAGCVGLRAHAAQGPEAVEMKRMYVRPAFRRRGLARRLLATAEQRASMLGYRRLILETGDQQPEAVALYGSAGYLPIAGFGIYANETGSLYFAKQLD; from the coding sequence GTGAGCGACTCCCCCGTGACCGACCTTGTTCTGCGTGAGACCCCGTTCGACGGCCCGGAGGCGATCACCCTGATCGCCGAGGTCCAGCAGGAGTACGTGACCCGCTACGGCGGCCCCGACGGCACTCCGGTGGACCCCCGCGAGTTCGCCCCGCCCCAGGGCCTGTTCGTGGTCGCCGAGGTGGGCGGCGAACTGGCCGGGTGCGTGGGACTGCGGGCCCACGCGGCGCAGGGCCCCGAGGCCGTCGAGATGAAGCGGATGTACGTGCGGCCGGCCTTCCGGCGGCGCGGTCTGGCCCGCCGGCTGCTGGCCACGGCCGAGCAGCGGGCGTCGATGCTGGGCTACCGCCGTCTCATCCTGGAGACCGGCGACCAGCAGCCCGAGGCGGTGGCACTGTACGGCTCGGCCGGCTACCTGCCGATCGCCGGTTTCGGCATCTACGCGAACGAGACCGGTTCGCTGTACTTCGCCAAGCAGCTGGACTGA
- the nuoH gene encoding NADH-quinone oxidoreductase subunit NuoH: protein MIAVEIGLRAVGVLVAFLTLPLLVGQAEHKVMAHMQGRLGPMYAGGFHGWAQLVADGVKFLQKEDVVPARADATVFRLAPAVALVPYLVALAVIPLSPDWVAADVDAGLLFVLAAAAVGVLGTLMAGWSSANKYALLGSMRAAAQLLAYELPLVLAAASVAMAAGTLSLTGIGEAWRWWWLVWQAPALLVFLIAGLAEVQRPPFDMPIADSELVAGPYTEYTGLRFALFLLSEYAGIVVLSALVAVLFLGGWHGPLVNGPGWTLLKAGLVAIVVIWLRVAWPRLREDQLQRLAWAGLVPIALAQLALTAVVVVLRS from the coding sequence GTGATCGCGGTCGAGATCGGGCTGCGGGCGGTCGGTGTGCTGGTCGCATTCCTGACCCTGCCGCTGCTGGTCGGCCAGGCCGAGCACAAGGTGATGGCGCACATGCAGGGGCGGCTCGGGCCGATGTACGCGGGCGGGTTCCACGGCTGGGCGCAGCTGGTGGCCGACGGGGTGAAGTTCCTTCAGAAAGAAGACGTGGTGCCGGCGCGGGCCGACGCCACCGTGTTCCGGCTGGCGCCCGCGGTGGCCCTGGTGCCCTACCTGGTGGCGCTCGCGGTGATCCCGCTCAGCCCGGACTGGGTGGCGGCCGACGTGGACGCCGGGCTGCTGTTCGTGCTCGCGGCCGCCGCGGTGGGGGTGCTCGGCACCCTGATGGCGGGCTGGTCCAGCGCCAACAAGTACGCGCTGCTCGGCTCGATGCGGGCGGCCGCGCAACTGCTGGCCTACGAACTGCCGCTGGTGCTGGCCGCCGCCAGCGTGGCGATGGCCGCGGGGACGCTGTCCCTCACCGGGATCGGCGAGGCCTGGCGCTGGTGGTGGCTGGTCTGGCAGGCACCGGCGCTGCTGGTGTTCCTGATCGCCGGGCTGGCCGAGGTGCAGCGCCCGCCGTTCGACATGCCGATCGCCGATTCCGAGCTGGTGGCAGGCCCTTACACCGAATACACCGGGCTGCGGTTCGCGTTGTTCCTGCTGTCCGAGTACGCCGGCATCGTGGTGCTGTCGGCACTGGTGGCGGTGCTGTTCCTGGGCGGGTGGCACGGTCCGCTGGTGAACGGGCCGGGGTGGACGCTGCTGAAGGCCGGCCTGGTGGCGATCGTGGTGATCTGGCTGCGGGTGGCCTGGCCACGACTGCGGGAGGACCAGCTGCAACGCCTGGCCTGGGCGGGGCTGGTGCCGATCGCCCTGGCCCAGCTGGCGCTCACCGCGGTCGTGGTGGTGCTGCGCAGTTAG
- a CDS encoding NuoI/complex I 23 kDa subunit family protein, with the protein MTNEQADTGGHRHGQRIGERIGEQDDRSHGSGHGHGFGRGLVSGLATTARALVRPTHTAEYPHVRPDLPPRSRGVIALLAENCTSCMLCARECPDWCIYIESHKEQVPATEPGGRARQKNLLDRFAIDFSLCMYCGICIEVCPFDALFWSPEFEYAEFDIRDLLHESDRLESWMTSVQPPPLPDPAAAEAKEVDVARTAAEKAIAAYEAAQIAARADMQAQADLQAQETLRMPPVVDELAGGRAAEPENAMVDDETARPGSSSSTVAVAGSSGNPAEDDDTEVLPAVADTPDDPDDPDVPDVPDTPDTPDTPDTPDTPGQVRGGGA; encoded by the coding sequence GTGACCAACGAGCAGGCCGACACGGGCGGTCATCGGCACGGTCAGCGAATCGGTGAGCGAATCGGTGAGCAGGACGACCGGTCGCACGGCTCCGGCCACGGGCACGGGTTCGGCCGTGGCCTGGTGAGCGGTCTGGCCACCACCGCCCGGGCCCTGGTCCGGCCCACGCACACGGCCGAGTATCCGCACGTGCGGCCGGATCTGCCGCCGCGCAGCCGCGGCGTGATCGCGCTGCTGGCCGAGAACTGCACCAGCTGCATGCTCTGCGCCCGGGAGTGCCCGGACTGGTGCATCTACATCGAGTCACACAAAGAACAGGTGCCCGCCACCGAGCCGGGCGGACGGGCCCGGCAGAAGAACCTGCTGGACCGCTTCGCCATCGACTTCTCCCTGTGCATGTACTGCGGCATCTGCATCGAGGTCTGCCCCTTCGACGCACTGTTCTGGAGCCCCGAGTTCGAGTACGCGGAGTTCGACATCCGCGACCTGCTGCACGAGAGCGACCGGCTGGAGAGCTGGATGACCAGCGTGCAGCCACCGCCCCTGCCGGATCCGGCCGCGGCCGAGGCGAAGGAGGTCGACGTCGCCCGCACCGCCGCGGAGAAGGCGATCGCCGCCTACGAGGCCGCGCAGATCGCGGCCCGGGCTGACATGCAGGCTCAGGCTGACCTGCAGGCCCAGGAGACCCTGCGGATGCCGCCGGTGGTGGACGAGCTCGCGGGCGGCCGGGCCGCCGAACCCGAAAACGCAATGGTGGACGACGAAACCGCGCGGCCCGGCTCCTCGTCGTCCACCGTTGCGGTCGCGGGCTCGTCGGGGAACCCGGCGGAGGACGACGACACCGAGGTGCTGCCCGCCGTGGCCGACACCCCGGACGACCCGGACGACCCGGACGTCCCCGACGTCCCCGACACCCCCGACACCCCCGACACCCCCGACACCCCCGACACCCCCGGCCAGGTGCGCGGGGGTGGGGCGTGA
- a CDS encoding VOC family protein, whose amino-acid sequence MERVTGIGGVFFRSKDPERLAAWYEDHLGVTPVPLTYDEEAWQQQAGPTVFAAFADETEHFGRRQQQWMVNFRVRDLEAMVRQLRRAGIAVEVDEEVYPNGRFARVYDPEGNPVELWEP is encoded by the coding sequence GTGGAACGCGTGACGGGCATCGGGGGTGTGTTCTTCCGGAGCAAGGACCCGGAAAGACTGGCCGCCTGGTATGAAGACCATCTCGGCGTGACGCCGGTACCGCTGACGTACGACGAGGAAGCCTGGCAACAGCAGGCCGGCCCCACCGTGTTCGCCGCCTTCGCCGACGAGACCGAGCACTTCGGACGGCGCCAGCAGCAGTGGATGGTCAATTTCCGGGTGCGTGACCTGGAGGCGATGGTCAGGCAGCTGCGGCGGGCGGGCATCGCCGTCGAGGTGGACGAGGAGGTCTATCCGAACGGGCGCTTCGCCAGGGTCTACGACCCCGAGGGCAACCCCGTGGAACTATGGGAGCCGTGA
- the nuoK gene encoding NADH-quinone oxidoreductase subunit NuoK — MIHLLGPALLAAVLAGIGVYGILARRNAVLVLIGAELLLNAANVLLVTASALPAGGLAALGDGLARAQDPLIPGQVMAVFVITVAAAEIGVALAIVLLLFRTRGTVELSEVRELGESSPTYTESPETAVEKG, encoded by the coding sequence ATGATCCATCTGCTCGGCCCGGCCCTGCTGGCCGCGGTGCTGGCCGGCATCGGTGTGTACGGCATCCTGGCCCGCCGCAACGCCGTGCTCGTGCTGATCGGCGCCGAACTCCTGCTCAACGCCGCGAACGTGCTGCTGGTGACGGCCTCCGCGCTGCCGGCCGGTGGGCTGGCCGCGCTGGGCGACGGCCTGGCCCGGGCCCAGGACCCGCTGATCCCCGGGCAGGTGATGGCCGTCTTCGTGATCACCGTGGCGGCCGCGGAGATCGGCGTGGCCCTGGCGATCGTGCTGCTGCTGTTCCGGACCCGCGGCACGGTGGAACTGAGTGAGGTGCGGGAGCTGGGCGAGTCGTCGCCGACCTACACCGAGAGCCCGGAGACGGCGGTGGAGAAGGGATGA
- a CDS encoding NADH-quinone oxidoreductase subunit C: MNPGTTPDARQLEAWFSAALRPADPPVAGTLTGTVTVSADAAGVPVVDIPAAGWVAAATCARDEMGLDFLDWLSAVDEPEGDPAGLDVVLHLAATDSFGTPARSVRRMMLRTRVPDTALELPSLTGLWPGVAWHERETSEMFGLDFTGFDDRTGAGLRPLLLPDGFEGTPLRKSFVLAARAAKAWPGAKDPGDSGRAPTRRKTLPPGVPDPSWGPREPGAPPASAAPEATTARGGAKVTRTPEVTTAPEPATPAPGDATEATGAPDSPPTSTPETPTPETPAQPDRPGRTR, from the coding sequence GTGAACCCGGGCACCACCCCCGACGCCCGTCAGCTGGAGGCATGGTTCTCGGCTGCTCTGCGCCCGGCCGACCCGCCGGTCGCCGGCACGCTCACCGGCACGGTCACGGTCTCGGCCGATGCGGCGGGTGTCCCGGTCGTCGACATCCCGGCGGCCGGCTGGGTGGCCGCGGCCACCTGCGCCCGGGACGAGATGGGCCTGGACTTCCTCGACTGGCTCTCCGCCGTGGACGAGCCGGAGGGTGACCCGGCCGGGCTCGACGTCGTGCTCCACCTGGCCGCGACCGACTCGTTCGGCACGCCGGCCCGCTCCGTGCGGCGCATGATGCTGCGCACCCGGGTGCCCGACACCGCCCTGGAACTGCCCAGCCTGACCGGGTTGTGGCCGGGGGTGGCGTGGCACGAGCGGGAGACGTCCGAGATGTTCGGCCTGGACTTCACCGGGTTCGACGACCGGACCGGAGCCGGCCTGCGTCCTTTGCTGCTGCCGGACGGGTTCGAGGGGACGCCCCTGCGCAAGTCGTTCGTGCTGGCCGCCCGCGCCGCCAAGGCCTGGCCGGGAGCGAAGGACCCGGGCGACTCCGGGCGCGCACCGACCCGCCGCAAGACCCTGCCACCCGGTGTGCCCGACCCGTCGTGGGGTCCGCGCGAACCCGGCGCCCCACCGGCGAGTGCCGCGCCCGAGGCGACCACCGCACGCGGTGGTGCCAAGGTGACCAGGACACCCGAGGTGACCACCGCGCCCGAGCCGGCCACCCCAGCACCCGGGGACGCCACCGAGGCGACCGGCGCACCCGACTCGCCTCCGACGTCCACTCCCGAAACCCCGACCCCCGAAACCCCGGCCCAGCCCGACCGCCCCGGGAGAACCCGGTGA
- a CDS encoding LysR family transcriptional regulator — MPLPPRVPELAALDLLLSVARTGSLGAAAREHHISQQAASERIRRLEGTLGVQVLRRSRQGSSLTTAGALVADWAGQLTELAAGLEASVAALRAERHAQLRVAASLTVAEYLMPRWLVTLRHQVEARGEEVSVQLTATNSEEVAERVRDGRAGLGFVEGPSAPGGLAWREIGTDSLVLVVPSGHPWSRRRRPVDAAELSHTPLVSREAGSGTRRALEVALETALGAGYERARPLLELSGTAAVRGAVLAGAGPAVLSTLAVADDVASGRLRTVGVTGLALDRRLLAVWPLGSSPRGPASDLLTIALRGRSRR; from the coding sequence ATGCCGCTGCCTCCGCGTGTCCCCGAGCTCGCGGCGCTCGACCTGCTGCTGTCCGTCGCCCGCACCGGAAGCCTCGGCGCGGCCGCCCGCGAGCACCACATCAGTCAGCAGGCCGCGAGCGAGCGCATCCGGCGGCTGGAGGGCACTCTCGGGGTGCAGGTGCTGCGCCGCAGCCGGCAGGGATCCAGCCTGACCACCGCCGGCGCGCTGGTCGCCGACTGGGCCGGGCAGCTCACCGAACTCGCCGCCGGCCTGGAGGCCAGCGTCGCGGCCCTGCGGGCGGAACGTCACGCCCAGCTGCGGGTCGCCGCCAGCCTGACCGTGGCCGAGTACCTGATGCCCCGCTGGCTGGTGACGTTGCGGCACCAGGTCGAGGCCCGCGGCGAGGAGGTGTCGGTGCAGCTCACCGCCACCAACTCGGAGGAGGTCGCCGAGCGGGTGCGGGACGGCCGGGCCGGGCTGGGTTTCGTCGAGGGGCCCTCCGCGCCCGGCGGCCTGGCCTGGCGCGAGATCGGCACGGACTCGCTGGTTCTCGTCGTCCCCTCGGGCCACCCCTGGTCACGGCGCCGCCGGCCGGTCGACGCGGCCGAGCTCTCACACACCCCGCTGGTCTCCCGGGAGGCCGGCTCCGGCACCCGCCGGGCCCTGGAGGTGGCGCTGGAGACCGCACTCGGCGCGGGCTACGAGCGGGCGCGCCCGCTGCTGGAGCTGTCCGGCACCGCGGCCGTCCGCGGCGCGGTGCTGGCCGGCGCCGGACCGGCCGTGCTGAGCACGCTGGCCGTGGCCGACGACGTGGCCTCCGGCCGGCTGCGCACCGTCGGCGTCACCGGCCTCGCCCTCGACCGCCGTCTGCTCGCGGTGTGGCCGCTCGGCAGCTCACCCCGCGGTCCGGCGTCCGACCTGCTCACCATCGCGCTGCGGGGGCGCAGCCGGCGCTGA
- a CDS encoding NADH-quinone oxidoreductase subunit J family protein, which translates to MSGLEVLFAALAVLAAAAGMLAVTGTRVVHCALWLVVCLGALSGVYLVLGAEVVALVQLLVYVGAVVVLVIFALMLTRAPVEPSDRLDGPPCQRLAAGAAGISVGGLLAGTLIYALGGRTVQVQGDQGSAQTVGKAVFSGWLLPFELLSVLLLAALVAAIAVSRNAGR; encoded by the coding sequence GTGAGCGGGCTGGAGGTGTTGTTCGCCGCGCTGGCCGTGCTGGCCGCCGCGGCCGGGATGCTGGCGGTGACCGGCACCCGGGTCGTGCACTGCGCGCTCTGGCTGGTGGTCTGCCTGGGCGCGCTGTCCGGGGTGTACCTGGTGCTCGGGGCCGAGGTGGTGGCCCTGGTGCAGCTGCTGGTCTATGTCGGCGCCGTGGTCGTGCTGGTGATCTTCGCGCTGATGCTCACCCGGGCGCCGGTGGAACCCAGCGACCGGCTCGACGGGCCGCCCTGCCAGCGGCTGGCGGCGGGAGCGGCGGGCATCTCGGTCGGCGGGCTGCTGGCCGGCACGCTGATCTACGCGCTCGGCGGTCGCACCGTTCAGGTGCAGGGCGACCAGGGCTCGGCGCAGACCGTCGGCAAGGCCGTGTTCAGCGGCTGGCTGCTGCCGTTCGAGCTGCTCTCGGTGCTGTTGCTGGCCGCGCTGGTGGCCGCGATCGCCGTCTCCCGGAACGCCGGCCGATGA
- a CDS encoding amino acid ABC transporter ATP-binding protein yields MSLLNIENLRKSYGHNVILRDLSLDVAEHEVMVLIGASGSGKSTLLRCVDLLETVDDGLIELQGQDITDPRVNADQVRSRIGIVFQSFNLFPHLTVLDNITLAPRKVHRVPAEQARERALATLDRVGLRHRADAYPDHLSGGQQQRVTIARSLVNDPVLMLFDEVTSALDPELVGEVLAMLRDLKSEGMTMVVATHEMGFARQVADEVCFLDGGRVLERGSPGQVLGEPRQERTQQFLKRIIEAGRL; encoded by the coding sequence ATGAGCCTGCTGAACATCGAGAACCTGCGGAAGTCCTACGGGCACAACGTGATTCTGCGGGACCTCAGCCTGGACGTGGCCGAGCACGAGGTGATGGTGCTGATCGGCGCCTCCGGCTCGGGCAAGTCCACGCTGCTGCGCTGCGTCGACCTGCTGGAGACGGTGGACGACGGGCTGATCGAGCTCCAGGGCCAGGACATCACCGACCCCCGGGTGAACGCCGACCAGGTGCGGTCCCGGATCGGGATCGTGTTCCAGTCGTTCAACCTGTTCCCGCACCTGACCGTGCTGGACAACATCACCCTGGCCCCGCGCAAGGTGCACCGGGTGCCGGCCGAGCAGGCCCGCGAGCGCGCCCTGGCCACCCTGGACCGGGTCGGCCTGCGGCACCGCGCGGACGCCTACCCCGACCATCTCTCCGGCGGTCAGCAGCAGCGGGTGACGATCGCCCGGTCGCTGGTGAACGACCCGGTGCTGATGCTGTTCGACGAGGTCACCTCGGCCCTCGACCCGGAGCTGGTGGGTGAGGTGCTGGCGATGCTGCGCGACCTGAAGTCCGAGGGCATGACCATGGTGGTGGCCACCCACGAGATGGGTTTCGCCCGTCAGGTGGCCGACGAGGTGTGCTTCCTCGACGGCGGCAGGGTGCTCGAACGGGGTTCTCCGGGGCAGGTTCTGGGTGAGCCCCGACAGGAACGCACCCAGCAGTTCCTGAAACGGATCATCGAGGCCGGCCGGTTGTAG
- a CDS encoding NADH-quinone oxidoreductase subunit A, whose amino-acid sequence MEGPETYLVVATVIAAGVLLFAGGMGAARALRPRVPSAEKVLTYESGVDPVGHGWAQSQVRYYLYAFLYLIFAVDAVYLFPWVTVVKDLGWATVAEMGVFIGIIAIGLLHAVRRGALRWT is encoded by the coding sequence ATGGAGGGCCCGGAGACCTACCTGGTCGTCGCCACCGTGATCGCTGCCGGCGTGCTGCTGTTCGCCGGGGGCATGGGGGCGGCCCGGGCGTTGCGCCCGCGCGTGCCCTCGGCCGAGAAGGTCCTGACCTACGAGAGCGGCGTCGACCCGGTCGGGCACGGCTGGGCACAGAGCCAGGTGCGCTATTACCTCTACGCCTTTCTCTACCTGATCTTCGCGGTGGACGCCGTGTACCTCTTCCCCTGGGTCACCGTGGTGAAAGACCTGGGCTGGGCCACGGTGGCCGAGATGGGCGTGTTCATCGGCATCATCGCGATCGGCCTGCTGCACGCCGTCCGGCGTGGTGCCCTGCGATGGACCTGA
- a CDS encoding NADH-quinone oxidoreductase subunit B: MDLTRPGGGARGISEKTALPMPVLRPAEEDSQLGVLGAVAPHPLRLVLNWGRRYSLWVFNFGLACCAIEFIAASMARHDFIRLGVIPFANGPRQADLMVVSGTVTDKMAPAVRRLWEQMPEPKYAISFGACSNSGGPYWDSYCVTKGVDQVIPVDVYVPGCPPRPEALLQGIVKLQEKIAAENLGRRYGSRRRGAAALNRGLVAPEVGR; the protein is encoded by the coding sequence ATGGATCTGACCAGGCCGGGTGGTGGCGCCCGTGGCATCTCGGAGAAGACGGCGCTGCCGATGCCGGTGCTGCGCCCCGCCGAAGAGGATTCCCAGCTGGGCGTTCTCGGCGCGGTCGCCCCGCATCCGCTGCGGCTGGTGCTGAACTGGGGCCGGCGCTACTCGCTCTGGGTGTTCAACTTCGGCCTGGCCTGCTGCGCCATCGAGTTCATCGCGGCCAGCATGGCCCGGCACGACTTCATCCGGCTGGGCGTGATCCCGTTCGCCAACGGCCCGCGCCAGGCCGACCTGATGGTGGTGTCGGGCACGGTCACCGACAAGATGGCCCCCGCCGTGCGCCGGCTCTGGGAGCAGATGCCCGAGCCGAAGTATGCGATCTCGTTCGGCGCCTGCTCCAATTCCGGTGGCCCGTACTGGGATTCGTACTGCGTGACGAAGGGCGTCGATCAGGTCATTCCGGTCGACGTCTATGTGCCGGGCTGCCCGCCGCGCCCGGAGGCCCTGCTCCAGGGCATCGTGAAACTTCAGGAGAAGATCGCCGCGGAGAACCTCGGCCGTCGCTACGGCTCACGCCGTCGCGGGGCCGCAGCACTGAACCGTGGTCTGGTGGCCCCGGAGGTGGGCCGGTGA
- a CDS encoding amino acid ABC transporter permease, whose translation MSDTWTPSARQRERDAYRRRQNLRSLLIAVVSTVVIGGLLIAGMVSAPGWQRTQETFFNWDKAVDAFPDVLAGFWINVKVFGASAVCVLILGMVLAILKTLTGPVFWPVRALATVYIDVFRGLPMILLLLLVGFGVPALNLTGAPTDPVVLGCIALVLSYSAYVAEVFRAGIESIHPSQRAAARSLGLSGSQTMRFVVLPQAVRRVVPPLLNDLVSLSKDSGLISVLGAAIDSVRAAQIKTAESFNFTPYVVAGLLFLVLTIPMTRITDRISRRYGAVPGGGHV comes from the coding sequence GTGAGCGACACCTGGACACCCTCCGCGCGCCAGCGGGAACGTGACGCCTACCGGCGCCGGCAGAACCTGCGCTCGCTGCTGATCGCGGTGGTCAGCACCGTGGTGATCGGCGGTCTGCTGATCGCCGGCATGGTGTCGGCGCCGGGCTGGCAGCGCACCCAGGAGACCTTCTTCAACTGGGACAAGGCCGTCGACGCGTTCCCCGACGTGCTGGCCGGCTTCTGGATCAACGTCAAGGTCTTCGGCGCCAGCGCGGTCTGTGTGCTGATCCTCGGGATGGTCCTGGCGATCCTGAAAACCCTGACCGGACCGGTGTTCTGGCCGGTGCGGGCACTGGCCACGGTGTACATCGACGTGTTCCGCGGCCTGCCGATGATCCTGCTCCTGCTGCTGGTCGGCTTCGGGGTGCCGGCGCTCAACCTGACCGGGGCTCCCACCGACCCGGTGGTGCTGGGCTGCATCGCGCTGGTGCTGTCGTACTCCGCCTACGTGGCCGAGGTGTTCCGGGCCGGCATCGAGTCGATCCACCCGAGCCAGCGTGCGGCCGCCCGCTCACTGGGCCTGAGCGGCTCGCAGACCATGCGGTTCGTGGTGCTGCCCCAGGCCGTGCGCCGGGTGGTGCCGCCGCTGCTGAACGACCTGGTGTCGCTGAGCAAGGACTCCGGCCTGATCTCGGTGCTGGGTGCGGCCATCGACTCGGTGCGGGCGGCCCAGATCAAGACCGCGGAGAGCTTCAACTTCACCCCGTACGTGGTGGCCGGCCTGCTGTTCCTGGTGCTGACCATCCCGATGACCCGGATCACCGACCGGATCTCCAGGCGGTACGGCGCGGTTCCCGGCGGAGGGCACGTATGA
- a CDS encoding GNAT family N-acetyltransferase, which yields MSEVRENRDENRFEIWVDGELAGFTEHRGLGPVVSFVHTEIAERFGGRGLATQLIRETLDTERERGSKVLPICPFVKAFIEKHPDYLDLVPDNRRAAFGLPAA from the coding sequence ATGTCCGAGGTGCGCGAGAACCGTGACGAGAACCGCTTCGAGATCTGGGTGGACGGCGAGCTGGCCGGTTTCACCGAGCACCGCGGCCTGGGCCCGGTGGTGAGCTTCGTGCACACCGAGATCGCCGAGCGGTTCGGTGGTCGCGGCCTGGCCACCCAGCTGATCCGCGAGACCCTCGACACCGAGCGGGAACGTGGCTCGAAGGTGCTGCCGATCTGCCCGTTCGTCAAGGCTTTCATCGAGAAGCACCCGGACTACCTCGACCTGGTGCCGGACAACCGGCGCGCGGCGTTCGGCCTGCCGGCGGCCTGA
- a CDS encoding ABC transporter substrate-binding protein translates to MSRRLPAAGSALLALLAVAACAPADSNDEASSAGSSSSSSAASCAPADLDTLTSGTLTIGTDSPAYSPWFEDNDPANGKGYESAVAYAVAKQLGYTDDQVKWSTVTFNAAVQPGKKAFDFDINQFSITDERKEAVDFSSGYYDVAQAVVTVKGSKAAGATSIADLKGLKLGAQVGTTSYDVIESQIAPTSDPSVFDDNDKAKLALNNGQIDALVVDLPTALYLASAELDDGVVVGQLPQTGDAQEQFGLLLAKNSSLTDCVTQAVDALREDGTLETLETEYLTDSAGAPELK, encoded by the coding sequence ATGTCTCGCCGACTGCCTGCCGCCGGCTCCGCACTTCTCGCCCTGCTGGCCGTCGCGGCCTGTGCTCCGGCTGACTCGAACGACGAGGCGAGCAGCGCGGGCTCCTCGTCGTCCAGTTCGGCGGCCTCCTGCGCCCCGGCCGACCTGGACACCCTGACCTCGGGCACGCTGACGATCGGCACCGACTCCCCGGCCTACTCGCCGTGGTTCGAGGACAACGACCCGGCCAACGGCAAGGGGTACGAGTCGGCCGTGGCGTACGCGGTGGCCAAGCAGCTGGGCTACACCGACGACCAGGTCAAGTGGTCCACCGTGACGTTCAACGCCGCGGTGCAGCCGGGCAAGAAGGCGTTCGACTTCGACATCAACCAGTTCTCGATCACCGACGAGCGCAAGGAGGCCGTGGACTTCTCCTCGGGCTACTACGACGTCGCGCAGGCGGTCGTGACGGTGAAGGGCAGCAAGGCCGCCGGCGCTACCTCGATCGCCGACCTGAAGGGCCTGAAGCTCGGCGCCCAGGTGGGCACCACGAGCTACGACGTGATCGAGTCGCAGATCGCCCCGACCAGCGACCCGTCGGTGTTCGACGACAACGACAAGGCCAAGCTGGCCCTGAACAACGGCCAGATCGACGCCCTGGTGGTGGACCTGCCCACCGCGCTCTACCTGGCCTCGGCCGAGCTGGACGACGGCGTGGTGGTGGGCCAGCTGCCGCAGACCGGTGACGCCCAGGAACAGTTCGGCCTGCTGCTGGCGAAGAACAGCTCGCTGACCGACTGCGTCACGCAGGCCGTCGACGCCCTGCGCGAGGACGGCACGCTGGAGACGCTCGAGACCGAGTACCTGACCGACTCGGCCGGGGCCCCCGAGCTCAAGTGA